One region of Cheilinus undulatus linkage group 4, ASM1832078v1, whole genome shotgun sequence genomic DNA includes:
- the cbx8b gene encoding chromobox protein homolog 8b: protein MELSAVGERVFAAESIIKRRIRKGRIEYLVKWKGWSPKYSTWEPEENILDSRLFAAFEQRERERELYGPKKRGPKPKTFLLKAQAKVKAKSYEFRSDTMRGMHITYPTPEPVVTPRAREGLRAVVPTIFPPSTVNRGESVRIRPPELSIREHHQSFLQQTNSDGLIHLPKKRGPKPKPRFMDSSCIPEGPEPHKRKAEEPVSLHKLPKYQGGEETRLVRVAHRHPENHSHKHLHHHHHHHHHMHNRGGPGGGSHRQFYSDRSLHPHRTDIDTHRTKDSSNYLAPAHFKHQSKLSQNLGHPTDLLPQMEKPYFLDRPSPTRIDDDMDEVTWRPSLGNVEKILVTDVTTNFLTVTIKESSTSKGFFKDKR from the exons ATGGAGCTGTCTGCTGTTGGGGAGAGGGTGTTCGCCGCCGAGTCTATCATCAAACGACGGATAAGGAAG GGTCGGATTGAATACCTTGTGAAATGGAAGGGCTGGTCTCCCAA atACAGCACATGGGAACCGGAGGAGAATATTCTGGACTCCCGCCTGTTCGCAGCTTTCGAGCAGAG agAGCGTGAAAGGGAGCTCTATGGGCCCAAAAAGAGAGGACCGAAACCGAAGACATTTCTGCTGAAG GCCCAGGCCAAAGTTAAAGCTAAGTCCTATGAGTTCAGGAGTGACACAATGAGAGGGATGCACATCACCTACCCAACCCCAGAGCCGGTTGTCACCCCAAGAGCCAGAGAAGGTCTAAGGGCCGTTGTTCCCACCATCTTTCCACCCAGCACTGTCAACCGTGGGGAAAGTGTTCGTATCCGACCGCCTGAGCTCAGCATCCGTGAGCACCATCAGTCTTTCCTGCAGCAAACCAACTCGGACGGACTCATCCATTTGCCTAAAAAGAGAGGCCCGAAGCCTAAGCCTCGTTTCATGGACAGCAGCTGCATCCCCGAGGGTCCTGAGCCTCACAAGAGGAAAGCAGAGGAGCCGGTGAGCCTGCACAAACTGCCAAAATACCAGGGGGGTGAGGAAACAAGGCTGGTCAGAGTGGCCCACAGACATCCAGAGAACCACAGTCATAaacaccttcatcatcatcaccaccaccatcatcacatGCACAACCGAGGAGGCCCAGGTGGAGGTTCTCACAGGCAGTTTTACTCAGACCGCAGCCTGCATCCACACAGAACAGATATAGACACTCACAGAACTAAGGACAGCTCCAACTACCTGGCTCCTGCACACTTCAAGCACCAGTCAAAATTGAGCCAGAACCTGGGTCACCCCACAGATCTTCTCCCACAAATGGAGAAGCCTTACTTCTTGGACAGGCCTTCTCCCACCAGAATTGACGACGATATGGATGAGGTGACATGGAGACCCTCTCTTGGCAACGTGGAAAAGATTTTGGTTACAGATGTGACCACCAACTTCCTGACTGTCACTATCAAGGAAAGCAGCACTTCTAAAGGGTTCTTCAAAGACAAAAGATGA
- the c4h17orf67 gene encoding uncharacterized protein C17orf67 homolog: MKKLVVFLLCLVLLTIYTDANPIITESFAKQLLRSKRQDRPMKAGHPDEPMREHLLHMQALDQRAQETNMENWLNPHCYPHCDRNYGYPV, encoded by the exons atgaagaagctGGTGGTGTTTTTGCTGTGTCTGGTCCTGCTGACCATCTACACAG ATGCCAACCCAATTATCACAGAAAGCTTCGCTAAGCAACTGCTCCGCAGTAAGAGGCAGGATCGACCAATGAAGGCCGGCCACCCTGATGAGCCAATGAGG GAGCATCTGCTACACATGCAGGCTTTGGATCAGAGAGCCCAGGAGACCAACATGGAGAACTGGCTGAACCCCCACTGCTACCCACACTGTGACAGGAACTATGGATACCCGGTCTGA